From a region of the Deinococcus sp. KSM4-11 genome:
- the pulA gene encoding pullulanase-type alpha-1,6-glucosidase, which yields MRRSATLLTFALLAAAAAQAPLPANTARVHYQRPDGAYTGWGLHAWEDTTATVTWDKPLAQTGKDDWGAYWDIPLKAGAQKVAFIVHKGDTKDPGPDLWLDLGQGHELFLKSGSANVAYAKGAALTVDATKAPATPTAPKTPAATAPTAAPAATAAQPIPKNVLRVRYVRPDGKYDGWGLHAWEDTTATVTWDKPLAPTGMDAGGAYWDVPLKAGAAKVGFIVHKGDEKDPGPDMFADPTKGTEVTVTSGKADFAYGAPAALSDTPVPAGSVRINYYRPDGKYDGWGLHAFEDTTATVTWDKPLAQTGTNAFGVYWDVPMKTDWKKLGFIVHRGDEKDPGPDMILTREMGTQAWIVSGTATVNTTRPDTSVKTVGDLSKQQAIMLNATQIAVKPDLVQPGAFLTLHTALDASLKLGADGVDGGSTITLEEVPPGLSAAQKAKVPYLAGYRLVQVRAEDRSKVAEALRGQLAVSSVMPDGTVLDATGVQTAWALDDLDAYDGPLGVTWQGNKPTVRLWAPTAQDVALQLSKADGSNGRTVAMTRDTRGVWTATGDPGWRGLAYRYSVKVYAPSTGKIETNLVTDPYSVALTLNSARSLLIDLNDAAQKPAGWDALKKPVLRSASDLSFYELHLRDFSAADPTVPAAQRGTYLAFTQTGSAGMKHLKALADAGLKAIHLLPTFDIATIEEDKSKWKATPDLSTFPPDSEEQQKAVTAIGDADAYNWGYDPYHYMVPEGSYAVNPDQRTKEYRQMVMALNGAGLRVVQDVVFNHTDASGQADRSVLDKIVPGYYHRLNVNGGVENSTCCSNTATEHTMMRRLMVDTLVLMARQYRVDGFRFDLMGHHMVADLQAVRRALDALTLQRDGVDGKAIYLYGEGWDFGEVQGNKRGVNATQGNLYGQGIGTFNDRIRDAVRGGNPFGGLEDQGFATGLFTLSNGLPQNADKAKALTLADQVRIGLTGNLRDFKFTSASGQTVTGGQVDYGGQPTGYAASPRESITYASAHDNQTLFDAVLLKAPKSATSAQRTRMQNLGNSVILLGQGLPFSYAGDDILRSKSFDTDSYNSGDWFNTLDWSLKGNGFGKGLPPADKNSGNWPLYKSILGNPAMKVTPADIQRAFDHYREMLRVRYSSTLFRLDTAAQVQQELSFLNTGPSQQPGVIAMKLSGAVSATNPYKTIVVVFNGNDKTIMLSDPALAGLNLSLHPALAASTDPVVKTSKYAGNTVSVPGLTTTVFVGK from the coding sequence ATGAGACGATCTGCGACGCTCCTGACGTTCGCGCTGCTGGCCGCCGCCGCCGCGCAAGCCCCCCTGCCGGCGAATACCGCCCGCGTGCACTACCAGCGTCCGGACGGCGCGTACACCGGCTGGGGCCTGCACGCCTGGGAGGACACGACCGCCACCGTCACCTGGGACAAGCCCCTGGCCCAGACCGGGAAGGACGACTGGGGCGCGTACTGGGACATCCCGCTGAAGGCCGGCGCACAGAAGGTCGCCTTCATCGTCCACAAAGGCGACACGAAAGACCCCGGCCCCGACCTGTGGCTCGACCTGGGTCAGGGCCACGAGCTGTTCCTGAAGTCCGGCAGCGCGAATGTCGCGTATGCGAAGGGCGCGGCCCTGACCGTGGACGCGACGAAGGCGCCCGCCACGCCGACCGCCCCGAAGACGCCTGCCGCCACCGCACCGACGGCGGCCCCGGCGGCGACCGCAGCCCAGCCGATCCCGAAGAACGTCCTGCGGGTGCGCTACGTGCGCCCGGATGGCAAATACGACGGCTGGGGGCTGCATGCCTGGGAGGACACGACCGCCACGGTCACGTGGGACAAGCCCCTGGCCCCGACGGGCATGGATGCGGGCGGAGCGTACTGGGACGTGCCGCTCAAGGCGGGCGCGGCCAAAGTGGGGTTCATTGTGCATAAGGGCGACGAGAAGGATCCAGGGCCGGACATGTTCGCCGACCCCACGAAGGGCACCGAGGTCACCGTGACGAGCGGGAAGGCCGACTTCGCCTACGGCGCACCTGCCGCCCTGAGCGACACCCCTGTGCCCGCCGGCAGTGTGCGGATCAACTACTACCGCCCGGATGGCAAGTACGACGGCTGGGGCCTGCACGCTTTCGAGGACACCACGGCCACGGTCACGTGGGACAAGCCGCTGGCGCAGACCGGCACGAACGCATTCGGCGTGTACTGGGACGTGCCCATGAAGACCGACTGGAAGAAACTGGGGTTCATCGTGCACAGGGGCGACGAGAAGGATCCGGGGCCGGACATGATCCTGACCCGCGAGATGGGCACTCAGGCCTGGATCGTGAGCGGCACCGCGACCGTGAACACCACCCGCCCCGACACCAGCGTGAAGACCGTGGGCGACCTGAGCAAGCAGCAGGCGATCATGCTGAACGCCACCCAGATCGCCGTGAAGCCGGATCTGGTGCAGCCCGGCGCGTTCCTGACCCTGCACACGGCCCTGGATGCCAGCCTGAAGCTCGGCGCGGATGGCGTGGACGGCGGCAGCACGATCACGCTGGAGGAGGTGCCCCCCGGCCTGAGCGCCGCGCAGAAGGCGAAGGTGCCGTATCTCGCGGGCTACCGGCTGGTGCAGGTGCGCGCCGAAGACCGGAGCAAGGTGGCGGAGGCCCTGCGCGGTCAGCTGGCCGTGAGCAGCGTCATGCCCGACGGCACGGTGCTCGACGCGACCGGCGTGCAGACCGCGTGGGCGCTCGACGACCTCGACGCCTACGACGGCCCGCTGGGCGTGACGTGGCAGGGCAACAAGCCCACCGTGCGCCTGTGGGCCCCGACCGCGCAGGACGTCGCGTTGCAGCTCTCGAAGGCCGACGGATCGAACGGGCGCACGGTGGCCATGACGCGGGACACCAGGGGCGTGTGGACGGCCACCGGGGATCCGGGCTGGCGCGGCCTGGCCTACCGCTACAGCGTGAAGGTCTACGCGCCCAGCACCGGGAAGATCGAGACGAACCTCGTCACCGATCCCTACAGCGTGGCCCTGACGCTGAACAGCGCCCGCAGCCTGCTCATTGACCTGAACGACGCCGCGCAGAAGCCCGCCGGGTGGGACGCCCTGAAGAAACCCGTGCTGAGAAGCGCCTCGGACCTGAGTTTCTACGAGTTGCACCTGCGCGATTTCAGCGCCGCCGACCCGACCGTGCCTGCCGCCCAGCGCGGCACCTATCTGGCCTTCACCCAGACCGGCAGCGCAGGGATGAAGCACCTGAAAGCGCTGGCCGACGCGGGCTTGAAGGCCATTCACCTGCTGCCGACCTTCGATATCGCCACTATCGAGGAGGACAAATCCAAGTGGAAGGCCACGCCGGATCTGAGCACCTTCCCGCCGGACAGCGAGGAGCAGCAGAAGGCCGTGACCGCCATCGGTGACGCCGACGCCTACAACTGGGGCTACGATCCGTACCACTACATGGTGCCCGAGGGCAGCTACGCCGTGAACCCGGATCAACGCACGAAGGAGTACCGGCAGATGGTCATGGCCCTCAACGGCGCCGGGCTGCGCGTGGTGCAGGACGTGGTGTTCAACCACACGGACGCCAGCGGGCAGGCCGACCGGAGCGTGCTGGATAAAATCGTGCCCGGCTACTACCACCGCCTGAACGTGAACGGGGGCGTCGAGAACAGCACGTGCTGCTCGAACACGGCCACCGAGCACACCATGATGCGCCGGCTGATGGTCGACACGCTGGTGCTGATGGCCCGGCAGTACAGAGTGGACGGCTTCCGCTTCGACCTGATGGGCCACCACATGGTCGCAGACCTGCAGGCTGTCCGCAGAGCGCTCGACGCCCTGACCCTCCAGCGCGACGGCGTGGACGGCAAGGCCATCTACCTGTACGGCGAGGGCTGGGATTTCGGCGAGGTACAGGGGAACAAGCGCGGCGTGAACGCCACGCAGGGCAACCTGTACGGGCAGGGGATCGGCACCTTCAACGACCGCATCCGGGACGCAGTGCGCGGCGGGAACCCCTTTGGCGGCCTGGAGGATCAGGGCTTCGCGACCGGGCTGTTCACGCTGTCCAATGGCTTACCGCAGAACGCCGACAAGGCGAAGGCCCTGACACTCGCGGATCAGGTGCGGATCGGGCTGACCGGCAATCTGCGCGACTTCAAGTTCACGTCCGCCAGCGGCCAGACCGTCACGGGCGGGCAGGTCGATTACGGCGGCCAGCCCACCGGGTACGCCGCCAGCCCCCGCGAATCCATCACCTACGCCAGCGCGCACGACAACCAGACCCTGTTCGACGCTGTGCTCCTGAAAGCCCCGAAGAGCGCGACCAGTGCTCAGCGCACCCGAATGCAGAACCTGGGCAACAGCGTGATCCTGCTCGGACAGGGCCTGCCCTTCAGTTACGCCGGCGACGACATCCTGCGCAGCAAGTCCTTCGACACCGACAGCTACAACAGCGGCGACTGGTTCAACACGCTCGACTGGAGCCTGAAGGGCAACGGCTTCGGCAAGGGCCTGCCGCCCGCTGACAAGAACAGCGGAAACTGGCCGCTGTACAAGAGCATCCTGGGCAATCCGGCCATGAAGGTTACGCCCGCCGACATCCAGCGGGCCTTCGACCACTACCGCGAAATGCTCCGCGTGCGGTACTCCAGCACCCTCTTCCGCCTGGACACGGCCGCGCAGGTTCAGCAGG